ATTCCACAGAGCCTGATATAAGAGtgaataaaaatagatttaccTATGAGAAAGGAATGTGACCAATTAACATGCAATTTCATGTGGTGATCCATCACAAGCATAACAATAatagagtaaaataaaaatggatctGCATACGAAAAATAGATCAACATATGTGAAATGATTGTAACCAAATAATATGCAATTTCATGGGAGGATCCATTACAAGTATATCAATAGTAGAGCAAAACAAGAACCGGTCTGTGTACAAGACTTTTTATAGGCATttacataaaagaaattattgtaAACCAAATAAAGGCATATATGAATGTAGAAAGAAAAACTAACTGACCTCAAAGGAAGAAACACGAATCACACGTTCCTCTGACTCTGCTAGCGCATCCTCAACATGAATACTAGCTCCTGTCTCCTGCTGCAACTGTTTTACATTGAAGCCTCCCTTGCCAATTACCCCACCAATTTTCCCAGCTGGGCACAAAATTTTCATCGAAAACTCACCCGAAGCTTCTCCACCATGCCCAGCATGAACACCATCAAAACCACCTGGCACAACAGAAGGCTGGCTTCTGTATCCTCCCATCCATGGCATTGGTGGCACACCCTGGGAATTAGAATTCCTGTTAGACCACATTGGATTTCCCGGTGGCGGCATATTTCCCATGGAAGCACCAGGAGGATGGAAACCTTGACCTCCAAAAGACATAGGAAAACTCGAAGGAGGTTTATCCTTGCGTGGATTCTGATGCAACAGAGTTGAAACTTCATACAGAGCCTTCTTTGCCACAGCTGGTTTTCCTGATATCTGTAAAATGACTACCAAAATTATAGTTTTCTTATGATAAGGACTGCAGCACGAATATAATCATGTTCATGAGTTAAGGAAAgaacaaaacaataaaaaaaattttaagttgtaTACAAAGAAGGAAGAATCAGAGTAAAAAAGATGAGGAGAATTGCAAGTCTCAGGCATAAGATCCCAATAGTCACTCGCTAGCATcaagaaaaaatttcaatcacCGATTTTATGTTCATGCGATGTGCATATATGTGATTTTATGTACAGACAGAACATCAAGGTTTCAAAATGTTTCTCAATGCTCATCACTATGCAAAGTGGTTCTGAACAAGTCAAGCAAGGGTCATATATTAAGCTTGCATACACATCACAACTTGGGGAATAGTAAGATGTGCTTTTGAGCCTTTCTAGACCTTTGCTCATGAGGTATATGCAATCAATTGGGATTTCTCTCAAGtcaaatgaaaatagaaaagggAAGGCTGAGAGGCCTACCCGATAAGGGGTGAGAATGCATGAGGTTGTTTTCTTTtggtggtggtggcggtggtTGAGgaaggagggagggagagagggagggagagagagagacaaaGGTATAATAATAGAAAGTTGGACAACCTTAGCAAgatctataaaaataaatgaaaacaactacTATGAAGTTAGTTGTTACTACACAAAATTGAAGTCTGAATATTATCATATGAGCACTATGacattaggaaaaaaaaaaaaaaagagcagtATGACATTAGAAAATGGCTCCTTGAACCCTAGCTCTATGAGGCATGCTCATTGATTCATATTATGGTGAATTAATAACATACATgccataatatatatatatatatatataggaaacaTAAATTCTATAATAGTTATGATAAACTGTTAAGGGTGAACAAAACGGAAATAATCATCTGAAGTCTGTAACGGTAAGGTGAGCCATGTCATAAGCAAGTAATGAGAGGCAAAcatacgttttttttttttttttttgataggtaaatgtAAGTGTTCTGCAGCCAGACTTAACACTTTGATCCACAGCCATGGAGTCGATGTCTAACAAGCAAATGACTTCAACAATAGCAACTCAAACTGCTTGTAGGGAACAACAGTACAATAACCAGACACCAgttaatctaaaatttttaaaaccaatgaCTACAATAAATGAGCttagatataaataaacatgtgtgtatatatatatatgtagggAACAACAGTACAACAACCATTCATGCAGGTCACTACTTAAGTGACAAggtatacacacacacacacacacacaccgaTGCCCAAAAACATAGAACATATTGTGGAAAAGGATTGTTCCATGATACCACCACAACACCAGAAAAGATAGTATAAGCAtacatcatttttctatttaagCAAGTTCACACCAAAATTCAAAAGCAAAAAAGACAATATGATATAAGACAAGAACTATCACCTGCACCAATTCATCAGAGCTCATAGCACAAGTGGGAAGATGCTCTGCCGGAAGAACGCGAATGTTTGCACCTGTCTCACTTCGCAATCTCTGAATAACATCCCCACGCTTGCCTAAAAGACATCCAACCATATTGTTTGGAACAAGAAGCCGTGCAGTGACAACGGTATTCTCATTATCATCTTCAAATTCTGTTCCACCAAAAAGATCTTCCTCTATAATTCTTTCATGAACTTTCATTAGAGCATCCTGTGCAGGGCAATGTGGCTCCATATGATCCTGTTCTTCTTCCATTTCAGGATCCTCATTAGAATCGTGTTCCTTAGGATTTTTAGTAGGAGCACTATAGATGATTATTACTCTCTCATCAGACCCAGGAACAGAATCAGCAACTGTAATCTTTGCCTGCGTCTCTTCTCTCAGGGCTTTGACTATGCCACCACCTTTTCCAATTACGCCACCAATCTTTTTAGATGGACAAAGTATGCGATAAACAGTGTCAGCTACTTGAGAATTCCCAAAGGATTGTTCATGACTTGAATTGTTCCACCTTCCTCTCTTGTTGCTTCCTTTTCTCTTGAATTGGAAGTTTGGTCTCTTCTTAAACGATCCTCGCCTGTTCCCTTCCATACTACCccaaaaaagggggaaaaaaacacTGAAGTGCACAAAATCTTAAGTGTTAAAACCTAACAAATAAAAGCCATTAGGTTATCAGAAAACCACAAGGGCATGGATATAAAATCAAGGTAACTAAGTAATTCACATACTAATTAGCATACATATCAGTTCTTCAAGATAAATACATACAACTTTCCCTTGGTGGACAATTACagaacaaacacacacacacacacacacacacacacaattaCAGAACacacaaaagaaggaaaagaaaacacaaaaacagaACATCTAATAAGAAGGAAAAGAacacacaaaaacaaaacatcTAATAAGATACCCTTTGGAAATTagtaagaaaacaataaaaaagaaatcaatcaaCTTTCAAATTCTGCCCTGAACCCGAGGGTTTCAGTCCTAGACATCAAAACCTACTCTTATGCTGCCCCAAAACAGACACAATAAttccatgaattttttaattaaaaaatcgcataaatttcttttttctttcaactctcTACATTCCAATGCATTATAACACAAGGGAAACCCTCTTtgcacaaaagaaaaaacaaaccctAGCACCGAAACAATCACAGTATTTGGAATATCAACGGAAGTCTTAACTCGTGAGAACAAGTTGCTTTCAAACTCACGTTCCCACGTCCTCCCACGTCGAAATATCACaatgcaccaaaaaaaaaaaaaaatgtctgcTCGATTGAGCTCAGTTCCGGaacatttcaattaaaattcaCCAATTCCAAGAGaaaatttatggaaaataaatatcaGAAACCGCCCAATTTAGGTACCCAGAAGAAATAGGGCTTcgaattttccaaaacaaattggaaaaaaaaatccaagaaaaaagataaaattttacggggaaaaaatggaattgatCAAGGGAAAGCAGTGGGGAAAAACGTACCTCAAGGCAAGGGGATTCAAAGAAGAGGAATTGGGGAGAGGAGAGCTGCTAGAGCAGCAACCTGAACAGTGATTGTTGGCGCTCGCTGCTGGCGACTGGCGCTCTTCATATTGGAgttgtatttttttccattttggttaATTCTAATTTCTAGGGATTGGGAAATGATTGGGCTGCCCCATGGGAATTTTGTGGGCCttaaaatctttcatttttttcttctcttgaaGAAATTGATGGAATGGGCTTTGCCTTGGGCCGTTTCTAAATGGCTTGGCATGGGAATGTGGGAGAGGGGACACTTTTGTGGTTTGTTTTCATAACTTTctcttaaaaacttttataatctCATTTACACcattaaccctttttttttttacctttcatTTCAATTGTCTCCATCTTTTATATTCACAATtgattcattctttcattctcAATCATGAATTGCAAACTTCTTTGTGTCCTTGGATTTTGCTTTCGCCAAGTCCTCCAAACTTGAATTTCTATAGTGTCCTAAATTTGATTTGGATAAGTATGGATTGTcaagaaaatgaagggaaaaggGAGAACATGaaatacaagaaataaaattggGTTGTAAAACTTGATGTTGATTATAATTTGATTAACTTGAATCTAATGTGATCCTAATTTTGTCAACCTAAATGCAACTTCTGTTCAAGGTATCGAGTTTGGGTTGCAAATAAATTACTACCTTGAGTTAAAGATCGGGTTTGGTCAAGCTACAAGCAAGAAGTATTAAAGgtgattgaatttgaattaacCTTGACCCTCTTAAATTGCAACCTTAGTTTGAATTGGTTATTATTAATGTGTTATATCGTCAATGAGTTTCACAATAATTATTATCCATAATTAGCGTTCATTAATGCAAATGTTTGATTTCCTTCTTGAGAAGTGCTAGCgacccaatttttattttttttatttttatagatttaCTTTCCTATAATATAAGAAAGAAGCATACTTGAATTTGAGTTTGTTTTCTCTTACAATTCATTTTCTCATCTATCAAACAACACCAGAAATTACCTAAATTGTAGAAAAGCAACGATCAATTGCACATTTCAAGAAAGATGCTTCTTAACTACCATAGAGAGGTAGAGTTTCTAAGAAATGAAAGTAGTGGATCTAATTGGAGACATTTGCAACATTGGCCATAGAGCCCTCTAAGGTGGCGAGTCTGATAACAATGCCCATAGTGGAAGTATTTACAATGGGAAGAACATCTAATGAAAGTATTTACAATAGAGAGAACATCCAATAGTGATGATGACGATAGAGAATTTACACTAGAAGTGAAGTGATGATGGTAACAAATTCtcttaaacaacaaaaatagagTTATGTTTATGTTATGAGAAagatttgtatttatttttaaagttggaattatttaaatatgaagagAAATATTAGTTGATAAGACGGGATAAGTTGAGATGAGGATTGGACTTATGTTATCCCTTAACCTAAAATCTAGGTCAAGTAAAAATGAGCAACTTAATGTATAATCTGCTTAAGAGCTATGAGCTCCTTTGTGTAAGCCCATCTAAAGTTTAAGTTAGGCTTGGTTGTCTTGACCTATTTGACTAGCAACCAAGTTCAAAGACAAACAACCACTCAAATCTTTCTAATATGATATTTGTATTTTCATGTTGTCCCAAAGATAATTTGATCTAAATTATTTGCTCTCACCAATTCAGGAGTTGCATATGCAACAAATACTACTATGCCAAAGAATTTCACTTacaaatacatatatatgtatgattttatttaacaatcaatatataaaaaactcTACCCTTGATTAAGATGAATAGCCAAATTTTTATCTTGTTACAATCCTTATGTTTGAAAAAGAAGTAAGGCATAATTATCTAACCAAGTTATGTTGTTCCTTCTTTTTCAATgatatcaataataaaaatacttatgtagaaaatttgttattatttttttatgaattgaatttttgtaattGCCCAATTTAGATTAGGGATGTGTTAGGATGAATGTAGCAAAGTTACAAACTTTTATAATTGTATTTTAAGTGAGTTTTAAGTGATTCCTTTCTTTCACCTGCAATCATTTTTTAAGGAAgctatatttttttccatggaAACAAACATATCAAAacctcattattttatttattttctaaaatatccttatttttatattattttattataattttcatgtttaCTATTTGTTATAGATGTTCTATTAGGAGCCATTTTTCTTAGTTATTTACAAAGATCAACCATtgtttttgaataataaaagaGGTTTTAAAGGATATATTAAGAAGTTATTGAACAAACTTTTAGTAAGACTGCCTTAATTTAGTGATGGGGAATTTGTTTGATTAGTTTGTGGAGGTGCATAAAACCCGACAACCTTTACCTCAGAAATTGAAGGTATCCTTCTCTCAATAGCCTATAAATCCACTTGACCTAATAGCTTGTCTTGAAAGAAACGAAGCATGTCAAACAAAAAGCTTAATGCAACAAGCCTAGTGTAAAGAAAAAGCTTGCAAAAAAACATTGTAGCAACATACACAACAATGTCAGGAATTAGCTATAAAATGGAGGAACCAACTAGATTATAGGCAAAGGAGAAATTCTTGTTTTTAATCAAAGTGAAAAGTTTTTTGCATCTTCATTTGTGTCATTTATGGGAAAAATTCATGTTTGAAGCTTAAGCTCCTCAACCTTAAGAAGAACAAAATCCATGGAACCTAGAGAAGTCTGATCAGttgaaatagaagaaaaaatgatggaatAAATTGCAAGAAAAAATTATCACAATTATGCCACTAAGTGGAAAAACAACAACAAGAATACTATCATCAACTAGAGCTTCTAAAAAGGGTGGCACACTAGGAGACTTAAACACATCATGCCCCCACTTAAGGTGCCCCCACACCTTGTGAagagttttcaaaaaatagtgtGACAAACAATTGTGAACTTGTCATCTATTAGCCTCAAAATGTTGACCCATTTAAGAGTCAAGCTTAGAACCAAACCAAGCTAGGACAAAAGTAAAAAGAACTTGCTATTAAGGTTCAATAGTTAAAGTTATAAGATAACTCAGTCACAAAAATATCGAAAGAATGGAGCAAAGTTCACATTTCACCCATCTTATCTCACATTCTTCAAGAAGAGGTACCTACCCATTATATGGCCCTAAGGTTTAACCCATATGATAGCACGAGAGATCTAGTTGGGCGTTTCTATCATTATCAACAACTCATGGCCTTAGTGGATTTCAAGAAAGACTATTCTATTGAGTTGTTCTGACTAGCCTCCAAGGACTCGCTCTTGTATGGTTCCATTAGCTACTACTTCCTTTAGCGCATAGTTTTGCCTAACtctgtgagttttttttttttcttgaaatagtATGCTTGTAATTCCTAGCCTATAAAGAGTGTAGACTGTCTTTTCAATTGAAGGTAAACACCAAGTGAATCCTGGAGAAAATTTATTCATTAGTTCATGATAGAAATGATATAGGTGGAAAGTAATGACCAAATAGTAAAGACAGTAGCCTTTAAAAAAGCTTTGCCCCTAAGAAGCCCACTATTCAAGTTGCTCACCAAAAATAAGCTCTTCATTATGGAGGAGTAGATCAAAGCCAATAGGTATAAGAATATGGAAGAAGAACTCAGGATTACTAACAATAAGCTAAAAATGGCACAAATTGAGCAAACATAAGCTTAGACATACAGGGATAGAAAATACTCATCCCCGAATCTAAAACAATCCCGAATGAAGGACCTAGTCTCAACCTAAGTTGAGTTAATTATCCCACTACAATAGGTGATGGAGAAGATAAAAATTTGACCCTCATTCTGATGGCCACTGATCCTTTTGCTTTCACAACTAAACCTAAGAACAAAACAAAGTATTGCTACTATCATCGTACTCATTAGCACTTGAAAAACCATTGTAAGACCCTTTGAAGCAATCTAGAGAACCTAGTAAACTATGGGGATTTACAATAGTACTAAAATAGGGAGACCCCTACCTAGAAAATTGAGTAAAGACTAATAAGCAACCCAACCTCATGACTAAAGAGTTAGTGTCTATCATTCATGTGATCAATACATGCTAACGTGATATGGGAAAAGAAAATCTCGAACAATGATTGAATAAACGAATTACCAACTACTAGTGCAAACATGAAGTGGCAACTGTACATTTCAAGGTGGCTTAAGTGTGGCATACCAAGGAAACCATCAGAATTGTTAGGTTCTTTAATAAAGACTTAGCACATGTTTCCATGCATCGTAATGACCCCTCCTAGTCATGACTCTCCAATTCAGACCATACAAGTTCAAAGAATATTGGTTAACATAGGAAGCCCAACTAACATCTTATTCAATGATTGTCTACCAAAGAATGAGCCACCTCTAGAAGGATACGGGAAAAAATACGAGAAGTGATAAACCTCTTAGGAAAATGATATAGGAAGTGATGAGAAAACCATTTCGATCTCATTGCGtccattaaagttcaattcttgtTTTCATTAGTCCATTTTGGAATAAAGTCCAGGATACACTCAATTGGGATATAATCTCATGCTTATTAAGGAAATAATCAAACCTACTAGACGCATTACCTCGACCCAATCAAAATaccttgatatgtttacctaataattatttgattacaccttaaattttaagaatttgcCTAAGGCATCAAATTATCTATGTCTTAGGTACATACATCCCAACCTAAAGTATTCATCAATGAGAGTGATGAAGTACCCATACCCTCCTTATGTATGAACACTAAAAGATCCATACACGTTAGTATGAACTAACTCTAAAGTTTTCTTAGCTCTACATCCTTTAATAGTAAAAGTTCTCTTGATTATTTTACTATCTATATAGGATTGGCATATTAGATCTTTCAAAATCAAAGTGTCCAAACTTAACCAATCCATGGATCTTATTGATAAGAACCCAAACTCAACACTTGGACGACTTTAGAAAGCCTATTTTAGTATTTGAGGCACTTATAGTAATCCCAATGCTGCATTTTGCCATTAGCaccttagaaaaattattttgttgtgtTTTGTGAGATTTTGCAATGTTAAGACATTTTTGGTGTATTTCTAACAGCTCACAAAGTATAAAGAACATAAGTAAGGAAAACATACCTTAATCTAAAGTTGGTTTGAATAACGCACTCTAAAGAACCCAATATAAGTCATGCACCCTAGGATCACCTTAGGAGCATTCTAGTATGACATTTCTTACATCGTAAATGACTTGgttgcattaggagttgtacaaaagatctaagtcatgagttccttacaAGTAGATGATTTTCTCACAattggttttttggttttttatatcCTAAAGATACTTTTGGCACTATCACTATTGAATTTCTTAGCAACGATGtcatttttttggtttgttaCTCTCTAATTTACCTCttttatcaaatttcaaaaatatatttaataataaagtttttgcatgaggaaatTAAACTAGATTAGTCGTCTACACTCTTAATCcttaaactataaaaaaattaaaaaaaaattaaaattttaaaaaattaatagttaTATAATGATTAGGTTATCTCTATAGGGAATTCTTGCTTGGTAGTAGGAAAGTAAAGAGAAGGGTATTTAAAAgctcaaaaaatgatttttgtaaatAGAAACGGAAAATGAGAGGGTAAAAGAtagagataaaaagaaaaagaaagggaatttaaaagataaaaaagtaaaaaaaaaaatggactcCAAGAATAGAGATCTACTAAGATCACCACTGTCAACTGCAATTCTCTTATGAGGCCTTGAACTAAAGCCTTCCACTTTAGGTTCATACTAAAAGGTCCCTTCTGGATTTAATAGAAAACCACCTCAACAATGCTTAACTCACTCTGATTACTCTTTCAAGTCCTTATAATCAGATGCTTTAGATGGGTTTCCCACCAACCAATTAAGTTTGTGTTCTACTTAAGAAAATTAGTGCAATGATCCATAAGTATGCTCCTAATGTTGCTAGACTTACAACCTTTGCAACATACACATGTTCCCTATGGTTGCTCTTTTCAATCAATATAACCACTATCAGAAGTCACATTATCTCAAACATTACATAAGTAAAATTGTTGGAGAGTTGAACTGAGACATAGAAGAATCTCAACTTTACTCACCCCTTGGAGtttaaaaattatctaaacatgctaaaaatttaaaagaataacCAGAAATGTAagcttaaaatttgaaattaaaggtTGAAATACAAATTAACTAGAAGATTGAATTTTcattaaactaaaaactaagggaatgttacaaatatatatatatatatatatatatatatatatatatatatatatatatatataactag
Above is a genomic segment from Vitis riparia cultivar Riparia Gloire de Montpellier isolate 1030 chromosome 14, EGFV_Vit.rip_1.0, whole genome shotgun sequence containing:
- the LOC117930699 gene encoding KH domain-containing protein At4g18375-like, producing MEGNRRGSFKKRPNFQFKRKGSNKRGRWNNSSHEQSFGNSQVADTVYRILCPSKKIGGVIGKGGGIVKALREETQAKITVADSVPGSDERVIIIYSAPTKNPKEHDSNEDPEMEEEQDHMEPHCPAQDALMKVHERIIEEDLFGGTEFEDDNENTVVTARLLVPNNMVGCLLGKRGDVIQRLRSETGANIRVLPAEHLPTCAMSSDELVQISGKPAVAKKALYEVSTLLHQNPRKDKPPSSFPMSFGGQGFHPPGASMGNMPPPGNPMWSNRNSNSQGVPPMPWMGGYRSQPSVVPGGFDGVHAGHGGEASGEFSMKILCPAGKIGGVIGKGGFNVKQLQQETGASIHVEDALAESEERVIRVSSFEALWNPRSQTIEAILQLQNKTSEYSDKGGMTTRLLVPSSKVGCILGQGGHVINEMRRRTQADIRVYSKEDKPKCASDDEELVQISGNFGVAKDALAEIASRLRVRCLRDANGGVEPAPVGPVPGFGHPGKLPGGLPSSSGALGAGSSGGFELSKGYPELEYEPQSYPVPPAATGYHNVNSSMESKIPNNSVSSVIGMGGGNVANMSEMAGARVKLQDPQSGGSECVVEIRGSSEHLTAAQSILQAFMASAGAGGQNMNPQQGSYQNMSAHPQAPYQNMNAPPQVPYQSMNAPPQQAAAYPNMSAQQSSYQY